TTATTCAGGTAactatatagaaaatattaatattataattgcATAGTTTAGTTTATCCTATAATATGATTGACTTTCCTCTATAAAATAAACTAGAGATCAAGATCGTTTCATATCTAGCCATTTAAGTAGAAACATGTATTTAAATCAATCCTCCTACTATATATTCTCACCTCCTCTAAGGGATAGAGCACTGATGAATTTTTGTACATCAACATACCACAGAAACACCTTGCAATACCTCGAACATACTTTTAAGTACtttgtacatatatatacTTCCATATGTACTTCCAAAGTGAGCCAGTACTTACAAAGAAAATACCGGTTTCCTTAAACTAGGTTCCAACAAAGAGGTAAATCAATTCCtgattgttaaaaagttacaaatatacATGGGTTTCCCATTATACAGGATGAGATCTCTTCCACATATTGTAGGCTCTCCCTGACAATTTCATATATTGTACTCTATTGGAACAagacaacattaaaaaatagatatacagtaaaatttaattaattgttaacaGTTCTAGCAATATAAATTCCAAATCTCAAAATTCCAAGTGAATACTTTTAAAGCTCTAGGAACTGTAAGATGGAGgattagaaaatattgatctataatatcatttttatcttaaagCTTTAtgcagtaaaaatttaatttgcttcCATCAGATTGCTTTACGCTCAAAGAATACTTAGTGAGTTGGCCACTTCTTTTGAGACGGCGTCTAAAAATGACTAATGGGAATAAAGGCATAAAAAAGTATAAGAACTGATTATCATGGGAAAATCCGTCAGTTATCATACCAAAAATGTTGTAAAGGGTCTCGTAACTTGACACATTCGAATTAATCTTTCTGGAACTACACAAAagcctttttatttttttaagataaccaGTGTccctattatttatttctaccCTGTTAAATTTATCCTTATCAAGTAGAATGTGTAGATTACAAATAATTATGCCAttgatagaaaataaaattattttctttatctgGAATGCTAATCTAAAACATCTTCCTCAGGTGAAAGAAAAGCAAACTCAAACATGGATACTTTGATTGTTCCGCCATCTCCCAACTGGTATCAACCGGATATTATGGCATGTGCCCCAGACAACACCTTCCTATATGGAGCTAGAAACGATTTTGTAGTTATTAAACCCACGTTTGATGACAGACCTGATGATATCCAAATAGTCAGCAAAGCACATTTCAAATGGtgaatttatatacatataccaATTAAGCATAATGTAGCATCAAAAAGGTTAATCTCCTAGGATTGTATCtgtgaatattaataaaaattgggGCAAACCTCATAAATATGCAGTAACGACTTCAGAGGATAAAGTTGTAAAATTATGGGATGTGGAAAGCGTAACAAAAAAAGGTGCTCACAACAAACATGTAAGAATTTTAACAGTGGTTCTGCGGGTTAACggttaaaattttgtgttttgtaGCTTCATTTAGACGAAGAGACAAAAATGGTGGGTGCCAATTTCGCTGGCGACGATCGAGTAATTAGTGTGGTAGACAAAGGTACCATAATAATCTGGAACATCTCAACCAACGAAACTGGAGTTTTAAACTCGCTCTTTGGTGTTCACAAAGTTACGATAACGTGCTTCTCAGTTTGCCCGCACATTACGTGGTTGGCTGCGTTCGGTATGAGCAAAGGCCTGATTGTTATTGCAGATTTAAGAAGtgaagttttttattaaatgttatttttccttttaaatattgtttttgagcGTAGATACGGGCTCAATTGTGCACAATCTTAGAGGTCACACCCACTCTGTGGTGTCTTTCGCCTGGTGTCCTGCTCCAGTAAATATTGCGCCTCagaataaaaacaatgcaatCAGAGAAAAGAAGCTTGACAGTAGCCCTGATCAGCCAAGCGATTCCACCAATTGCATTGCGATATTGCAGGATGTGTCTGAAGACTCAGGAGAAACTGTCTCAGTTAATTTTGCCAAAGAACAAGGTATGTGTATAAGTTTTTGTGTCATGTAATACGTTGTATTGACAATAAAAGGTTTTGTTGTGGATGTTAAGTTCATTTCCTCTATTTCAGacgaaactgaaaaaaatgaagtgtTAATTGCTGAAGAACAAATGCAAGTCTTGCAGGTTGATAACTATGAAGCAAGAGACAATGTGCCTGAAGAAACTACTATGAGTTGTGAAAGATCACAACCCAAAGAAAATGATGAAGAAGGGTCTCCAATAACAGAGAATGATTCTAGTATTGCAAGTAGAATGTCTATGAACTTAATTCCTGAGCCATCAACTCCTGAAACAGAATCTAATTCTATTGAGGGTAATTTAATATCAGAAAGgtaatagttttaaataattgcctTTTTGTAACTTTCTTAACTAATAATTTCACTTCCAGATCTGAAAAATTCAAAGCTTCAATTAATCCTGAAAATAATGTCTCGGATACAGAGGAACCGCTTCAAACGTTAGCCCCAGTTGAGAGTTGGCGCATTAAACCAATGAGCATTGTCGAGGAACCAAGACGAGAATTTTTGTTGGCATCATCAGCGCGTGAAGAGTAAATTTTACtcaatgttatttttacataCTAAATTATAGATTTGTGTCGGTTATTTAGTCAAATATGCATTTGGCGAGCAGGTACCGACGGCACATGTCAGCAGTTCCTGAAAGTAGCGAAATCGAATCAGTCAAAGAGGTACAAAAGTAAAGACAAGGAGAAGATCTGGATCGTCTTGTGTTGGCCTGTACCCACGGTTCTACTTAGCTCTTCCAGAGCCGGCGAAGTATTGATGTGGCCGTTACCGAATCCGTATTCGTCTTCAAAGGAGTAAGAGTCGAAATTTCATGATACAATGTCACCCATGCAACGCGTTCTTTAGAAGATTTTGGATCTTCCACTATTGTGGtctaatgaaatttgattccTACCTAGAATGGGTTATTTTAAatccaagtaaaatattttcaaaatggcgccaCTTCCGGTTATGCTGGAAGTTATCACCAGcttagttattttaaattaaatcctctattttttcatttttttggatttttctttgattttcaaTGCCACTTTATGTAAAAAGTCTTGAGTTTGAGGCAAAAGCCACTTTTTGaggtatttcaatttaacaaaaagtcTTCTCGAGCCCTTGCAACATGTGCTCTGAAGTTGAATCATTTCAAAGCTCAATAACTTGATTATTACAATGGGATATCCTGTCCGGAATGGGTCCAGGAAACATTAGTATTATttgatgtaaaattaaatttgagccTCGAAAATACTTTAAGAGATAGGGCGCCCCATTTGCAATAAGCAAATTATTGAGATTTGAAGTTATGAAACTCTTTCGTGGGTTGTGAAAgacattttgttaaatttaaatatgtcaaaacGTAGTTTATTAGGTTCTCTTTGAGTTCGAAAACACCGATTCCAAAATTTGCAGCGGTTAGAGCATAATACTGATTTCGTAGGATTGTCCAGCTATCAAAATTTCCTAATATTCCGTTATGGCtcggaaacggtaaattttagGCATAAGTTACTTTACATAAACTGGCTCTAAAATTTaacgataaatccgaaaaagACGGAAGAATAAAAGCTctgtttaaaataacgaagtggTTTGGACCtcgtattttattatatatgttATTCTAtcttattatatatatacttattataatattatattatacttatatataatatatatatatatatatataaatataatatatatatatatatatatatatataattatgtTTCAGTATAACCGAAAATaccgatattttgaaaatattttacttgatTCAAAATGATTGATATTAGGtagaaatcaaatttcattggGCTACAATTGTgggaaatcaaaaattatctAATGAGCGGGTTATGTGGCTTATTCtgtatgaataaattaaaacatatatttatattatacaagGTACACCGAAACTAGTAGTACAAATTAATACTAGTTGTTAcgagttaaaaacaaaatttgcaggattgaaaaaaattcaagtctTTCAATGTTAAGGATGAGTTActgtgttttttgtttttgtgtgtTTAAAGGGTTTTGATTATTTCGTGGATATTAGGTAAATCGAATCTCATATATAGGGGACAATGCTTGAAATGAAACATGGGTTTTAATCGATTAAATATCGAGTTACTTCTCATAATAGACTAAAGCAGGTTTGGTAATATAGTCCAAGTGAGTTTTTTGATTCGTAAGTGAACAGAATATGGATTATCTTTGTAAGAGCCCAGTCTGGTCTAATCGAAACCAGGTTTGGCACAATCTTGAAGTGTTTCTTAATATACAGGAAGGCCACATTGGATATTATACAATAGTAAAAAACATTCCAGGGTAAATAAAGAACACAgttatagaattttttgttatttgaatgtATTAGAATATTGACAATTTCTCATGGCACATTTTGAAGCAGGTCAATAGCTCATGAAAGTCATCTTTTGTTTGCTATCtgtattaacaataataattgtttataaaaatatttttctttcttaattATGCTTCTTTTCCTTCGCAGAGATGGAAAAACGCATTTCTCAAAGTTGCACGGCAAACATACTATCTTAATGGCTTTAAAGGCGCCTGTGCACTATTGCAATGAGTACAACTTCCTACAGGAGAGAAACATTAATGTTTGGTCCTGTGGCCAAGAACGTAATTTGTGTAACTACGACGTCCCTTCCAAGGAAATGAAAAACTTCTATCATACGTTTGCGGCACGAATTAATTGCATTGCGGCGTCTCCTTTAGATCCATGCAGGTAaatataatgatttttatacaggatgattgaaaaatgtttttgtttaagatttTCCATTGAAACGCACTGCCGTAGATGATTTTTTAACAAGGTATAGAATGTTgaagttaattttgaaattataacTACCGTCTATCTtagtaaaaaatcatttactacgcaatgttttaataaaaaaaactttatcatttttctcaGGGAGGGTGTGATTGCtttcaataatattaaacGCTCTTTAATTGCCTCATGTGAAACTGTTTCTAGATTGGCCATAGGGGGCGACGAACGTTTCAGCTACATAAAAATTTGGAACTTGGGACAACCCAACAAGAAACTGGTTCAGTTTATCTCCATTAACGAGCAAATACACGCTTCAGTTACCGCACTGGCCTGGCATCCCGGTGACGAAAACTTGTTGGCTTGGGCCACAGTAGAAGGACGGGTAACCTTCACTTTTGATTGGCCCCCTCCGTTTTGTTTTAACGTGTTCCGTACAGATCGGAGTTACTTCGGTGAACAACAAATCGTCAATAGTGCTTCGGAATCACTTCACCAGCGAGGTCTACAAAATTGAGTGGGGGCCTAACGATGAGGCGCTGGGCTGCCGAAAATTGTTCGCAGTTAGCCAAGGCGTAGTTGCCgcttttcatgcaaaaaaagAACAAGGTACTCCATGATCGTGCCTTTGTTCAAGTTTCAAACAttggataataataataacaatactGCTACAAAGTCAGTGATAAGTTTGCTTATCAAAAATCCTTCTGAGGCTTAAACTCTTGTTCATTCTAAAGGCTTAAGTTACTCTGCCACTGCTCAGTATTATTTGACTTAATTTGCGTTACGGAAGAAACAGTTTAAACTTTGCCACAGGAATGAgattaataacaaatatatgACATTAAAGGTACATGTATGCAAGTCTAAATCTAGTGAAGAAACTtaaaataagagaaaatagcatcttaaagatttgaatatttttggtattgtTTGTTTAGACTTTCCATTTCAgttcatatttttcacttatttttatctaaaaatgggTTAATTGTTGGATTTGTCTTTAGGCGTGTTTAAGTCGCAACTCGTAGACGTCACTGACCTTCAAAGGGCTGCTGTTTATACGTTTGCCTGGAAACCTGACTATAGCTTTGCGATGGTTACATCGAAAGCCGGTAAGTTGTCGACTTTCAATGAAATGTTTTCCCGTTTTTATCAGATTATTTTAACCGGGATGGATCCTGTTCTATTCTCTTAGTGAACAAAGTAAAGAGACATTTTTCTTGCACTCCTAGGAACTTGCTTCAAAGTCAGTGCCAATCTAAAGGAGGTGCAAAGTTTCTACCGATCCAGTAGACTAGACTGTATTGTGTGGCACCCGCACGCCGCATCCAGTACACTAACAAAATATTCGAATATGTTCGTGGGTGTTGAGCGAGGAACGACAATCGTCgtgtttgattttaaaaagaatGAGCAGGTAATTCATTAACAAAACAATGTTTCGTAAGCGATGCCATCTGTATGGATGAATAagtgttttttccttttttgcaGCCAGAAAGCGACCCCGTaagtaaaaaaacacatttttatactCGTGTTGTCCAAGAAGTAAGTACTGAAAATGCAGAGGCAAATAGACGTTGACCAAATACAACGAAAATGAACATAAACCTACTGAAAGTCATGACGGACGCATAATTTTCGAGAGAAATAACATATTATTCAATGAGCGACGAACGCAGCATTTTCTGTCACTGAAAGCACAGTTTAACAGGTAATGTTCtcgaattacaaaaaaatatatttttagcgGTTAAAATACTACATTCGTTCTACTTCAATGCATGATACAAAGAGCAATTGAATTGTTaagtaaattattatcattaacaTTGCTGATTAGATACTCTGTGCCTCAACGGTACACCATTCTACTCTAAGCAGCTAAGTACACACACACAATCATCAAAACTGGGTAATATTCAATTCTATCGTTAAATGATTGAATTACCGCTGTATTGTTCTTCTTGACGTTTATACCAGGGACGGAGCGGAatgaaaaatgacaaaaacgtaccatttttgtcatttttcatTCTGGTTCATGTCACGACTCAGTACCTCATATTGGGTTTGAACCTTTGAAATATTCGCATGCTTCCAACAATACTCTCACGAATAACGGTCTGCGTTTGCGTGTCCCTAGTAAACTTTAAGTTCTACTCGGAAGTTAACGTTATACGATATATTTTCTCTTCTCCTCTAGAGATTACAACGGTGTTTTCGGTTAGGGTAgaatataatgaaatttctcTTGCGGGCCCAACAGATATATTTACCGTTGACATTTCCGAGTTCTATCCGAGTTTAATTGACTCGAGACGAACGAAACTAACGAGATCTAATAGGATCGAAACCAGTCTTTGGACTGCTCCAGTCAAGCATTTGGGTGGAATGAGTTATATGGTCGAAATAGACACATTCAATCAAGATATCAGAATCAATCTCTCAGTTTCTGTGCACTTAATTCTTTGTCACAGTTCGATCTCATGTTATCAAAATCTAACCGCTTTTCATTAAGATCCGGCTAACATCACGGGCCCAAAATATACGGCATTTTTGTCTGAAGATAAAAAACGACTTATTTTAATCCACGTCAAGGCTTGATGAGGCAGGTTATAGACGACATATCTAGGAAAGGGAAGGTACGGGTTGAAATTGCTCGTTGCCGCGGGATCGACGGAGCGAGGAATAGAAATAAATAGAATTGAACAGTGGCAGAAACGGGGATGAAATCTCATTATGGTAAAGTTGTGAAGTTAAGAAGAAGGCACGGCTCAAAATGAGCCGGTTTCTTTCTTTCGGGGGGAAAACGGTGCCTtttatgaaaagaaaactAGTTTGCCATTTTTCGCActataaatttagaaaacatACGTCATTTAccttaatataaatttttaaaattaacatcaTGTATCTCACCAACAAGCTTTTTACGGATCCatgtttatgttatttttctaCATATTTGGTTAGAATCTCTTTGCCCCTGCACTTACAGTTTTTTtgagacaccccgtatatttccAGTGTCACTCTGACATGCTCAACGAGTGCGTGCAATTCGACACTCTAATCGGCGGCAGAGTCCAAGCTATTCAGTGGAGCCCTCACGATGATCATATTTTCGTTGCTGCAAATGAAACTGGAGTAGCTCAAGTAGAGACATGCGTATTTCGTATAACCCTCAATTATGCAGCCTAACCATTTTTTCTAGGTATACGACATCAATGAAGCTTGCGTGGTCCACACTTACATGAATCCCTGGTTGGATCCGTTCACCTCTGTTTGTTGGAGTCCCATAGATGCCAATTACATTATCTTGGGCACGGAGCAACGAAAGATCATTGTAGTTAAGATCACCGATTTTCCCCCGTTAAAATATGACGGTGAGTTTAATTTCTCAATGGCTTAAGAATGTTCGTTTTATCGACTGTGAAGTtgcagaaattattattttttaaagcatttattAAGTCTTGCAATTCACcctaaaatttgcatttgcgTCCACGATGTCATGATCATAATGCACTAAGGAATATCTGCTGTTCTCGGATTTTGTATCTGGACTTGTTTATGTCacgataaaaaatatagaaatgaaAGCGAAGGCGCGCcgtaaattattaaagaattcTAATGTCAAAAAACTGACAAATTGGTGGATGcacctgaaaattttcagtaaaaacaGAGTCTACAGTGAACGACCGCGATTTTCCCtctggatattttaaatggacaGGGTTTAGACAAAAGTACCAACAACTGCAGACGACATGAAaaggagaattgaaaattCGTGTCAATTAACAAACGGGATTGTTGTGCAggttaaacaatttttttcgaataagaTTTGAAATGTATTTGGGTCAGGAAGGACATTCTTTTGAACGTTTGCTTccataaatttatcaaatcaggattttaaatgaatttgctaaatttaaaaaatgtttttcatagattttttttttttagtagatagaaggattgttatgagttttaaatagaatatgcattgcaaaacttttttagaaaaaatatgcaataatttcaactATATCAAAAATTGCACTAGAATTAAGGATAACTTTGCAGCAGCAAAACgtttaattaagaaaagtgTTCAAACATAAGATATTCAGTTTTTGAAGATCTAAAAAGATCTATAAAGAAATacagggttgccatttgaaattgcgttttggctaaaagtcactatcttcatgGCATGTCCCCCTCTTTACCGGGCAACTTTTATTCGAAACTTTTTCATAGAATGTATCATTTATGAATAATCTCCAATCACAACTTTACACGGGATACCTATATACTTAacaagatgataaaaaaacgcagaaaatatcaaattttgaaaatgaaaaacttaatatagAGTGTGGACAAATCGTGgagatacaaaaaaaaataactgtcCGTTGTCTGATTGTACATCATTCATTAATCACCCTCACGAATCCATTAACATATGATTTTTGAACACAGTGTCGTCATTGGTTTGATGCAGTGGACTGCGCCCATGGCTGTTTGCATTTGAGCAATCACAACACGTATCCTTGATAAGTGTTCGGTAAAATATTGGTAAATCTGTGTATAAGTTTTCGGTAAAAATGTGTATAATCTCGTTGCttggtttgttttttgttatgcAGTTGTGTACAAAAATGTAGCTAAAAAGTATATTAATCAATGATCCATAGTCTCTACTTCTGTGAACGCGTTTTCTACGCTTCATATTCTTACTGAAGTTCCTTCGTAGGATTTGAATAGTTGAACTTTCGGAATAAAACCACCAGAGGGTAAGG
The genomic region above belongs to Euwallacea fornicatus isolate EFF26 chromosome 35, ASM4011564v1, whole genome shotgun sequence and contains:
- the rig gene encoding gem-associated protein 5 isoform X2 — protein: MDTLIVPPSPNWYQPDIMACAPDNTFLYGARNDFVVIKPTFDDRPDDIQIVSKAHFKWIVSVNINKNWGKPHKYAVTTSEDKVVKLWDVESVTKKGAHNKHLHLDEETKMVGANFAGDDRVISVVDKGTIIIWNISTNETGVLNSLFGVHKVTITCFSVCPHITWLAAFGMSKGLIVIADLRNTGSIVHNLRGHTHSVVSFAWCPAPVNIAPQNKNNAIREKKLDSSPDQPSDSTNCIAILQDVSEDSGETVSVNFAKEQDETEKNEVLIAEEQMQVLQVDNYEARDNVPEETTMSCERSQPKENDEEGSPITENDSSIASRMSMNLIPEPSTPETESNSIEGNLISERSEKFKASINPENNVSDTEEPLQTLAPVESWRIKPMSIVEEPRREFLLASSAREDQICIWRAGTDGTCQQFLKVAKSNQSKRYKSKDKEKIWIVLCWPVPTVLLSSSRAGEVLMWPLPNPYSSSKEDGKTHFSKLHGKHTILMALKAPVHYCNEYNFLQERNINVWSCGQERNLCNYDVPSKEMKNFYHTFAARINCIAASPLDPCRLAIGGDERFSYIKIWNLGQPNKKLVQFISINEQIHASVTALAWHPGDENLLAWATVEGRIGVTSVNNKSSIVLRNHFTSEVYKIEWGPNDEALGCRKLFAVSQGVVAAFHAKKEQGVFKSQLVDVTDLQRAAVYTFAWKPDYSFAMVTSKAGTCFKVSANLKEVQSFYRSSRLDCIVWHPHAASSTLTKYSNMFVGVERGTTIVVFDFKKNEQCHSDMLNECVQFDTLIGGRVQAIQWSPHDDHIFVAANETGVAQVYDINEACVVHTYMNPWLDPFTSVCWSPIDANYIILGTEQRKIIVVKITDFPPLKYDEINIRRKRMDKLQRNEFVAHLLKEKKSKVEEDVEVHPQKKSLLLPNFYIMKESRLTSDIEKLLNWKLGNKELEGSSGDNCHIDILDIFGTKKGMERVIEINLTSFYQSGLYDRTNKLSLCNGDIQKVIKDAIEGKRVDLWTIAMAPMVSFDLWKAACDTMIEQLANSVTEVDPFLMMSLLLARHQPGKAVTFLCEKKMFREAYALAKLRFGEDSEEVADTLLQWAKNCYAEGNYEFAACCYIYLGQFEEAALGLSRRSSTDRLELTLKLANLCDNVELQRDIAIKLNQAKITDNVQATADTECEGVPEENEDLNDEQYILPADCTFQDDKTDKACVESTSSS
- the rig gene encoding gem-associated protein 5 isoform X1, which translates into the protein MDTLIVPPSPNWYQPDIMACAPDNTFLYGARNDFVVIKPTFDDRPDDIQIVSKAHFKWIVSVNINKNWGKPHKYAVTTSEDKVVKLWDVESVTKKGAHNKHLHLDEETKMVGANFAGDDRVISVVDKGTIIIWNISTNETGVLNSLFGVHKVTITCFSVCPHITWLAAFGMSKGLIVIADLRNTGSIVHNLRGHTHSVVSFAWCPAPVNIAPQNKNNAIREKKLDSSPDQPSDSTNCIAILQDVSEDSGETVSVNFAKEQDETEKNEVLIAEEQMQVLQVDNYEARDNVPEETTMSCERSQPKENDEEGSPITENDSSIASRMSMNLIPEPSTPETESNSIEGNLISERSEKFKASINPENNVSDTEEPLQTLAPVESWRIKPMSIVEEPRREFLLASSAREDQICIWRAGTDGTCQQFLKVAKSNQSKRYKSKDKEKIWIVLCWPVPTVLLSSSRAGEVLMWPLPNPYSSSKEDGKTHFSKLHGKHTILMALKAPVHYCNEYNFLQERNINVWSCGQERNLCNYDVPSKEMKNFYHTFAARINCIAASPLDPCRLAIGGDERFSYIKIWNLGQPNKKLVQFISINEQIHASVTALAWHPGDENLLAWATVEGRIGVTSVNNKSSIVLRNHFTSEVYKIEWGPNDEALGCRKLFAVSQGVVAAFHAKKEQGVFKSQLVDVTDLQRAAVYTFAWKPDYSFAMVTSKAGTCFKVSANLKEVQSFYRSSRLDCIVWHPHAASSTLTKYSNMFVGVERGTTIVVFDFKKNEQPESDPCHSDMLNECVQFDTLIGGRVQAIQWSPHDDHIFVAANETGVAQVYDINEACVVHTYMNPWLDPFTSVCWSPIDANYIILGTEQRKIIVVKITDFPPLKYDEINIRRKRMDKLQRNEFVAHLLKEKKSKVEEDVEVHPQKKSLLLPNFYIMKESRLTSDIEKLLNWKLGNKELEGSSGDNCHIDILDIFGTKKGMERVIEINLTSFYQSGLYDRTNKLSLCNGDIQKVIKDAIEGKRVDLWTIAMAPMVSFDLWKAACDTMIEQLANSVTEVDPFLMMSLLLARHQPGKAVTFLCEKKMFREAYALAKLRFGEDSEEVADTLLQWAKNCYAEGNYEFAACCYIYLGQFEEAALGLSRRSSTDRLELTLKLANLCDNVELQRDIAIKLNQAKITDNVQATADTECEGVPEENEDLNDEQYILPADCTFQDDKTDKACVESTSSS